One Syntrophorhabdus sp. DNA window includes the following coding sequences:
- a CDS encoding NAD+ synthase codes for MEKMIRIGLGQMNSTVGDITGNGEKVIEWVERAKAEDVDILALPELAITGYPPEDLLLKKGFVDANMRTINEVASRIDSPVTIVGFVDRSRSGLHNAAAVIYRGKIRGVFRKELLPNYGVFDEKRYFFPGARPRVFRYGNILFGIGICEDMWFREGPTHSMARAGARLIFNINASPYHTGKIYVREDVVRNRIREDRVWVAYINLVGGQDELVFDGQSFVMDRSGAVVASAGAFREDLLVVDIPEKELAKKARAAGSAGQVITVAARHHGSRPAVKKPLAAHTVTRLDVVEEVYEALKLGLADYVRKNGFKGTVIGLSGGIDSALVAAVAADALGRDNIACVFMPSKFTSRESSEDAFDLAKRLGVRIIEVPIDPVFSAYKASLGKVFHGLGEDVTEENLQARIRGNILMALSNKFGWLVLTTGNKSEMSVGYATLYGDMAGGFAVIKDVPKTFVYKLCAWRNRLGAVIPERILSKEPTAELKAGQKDRDSLPPYDHLDQVLKSYVEEDKEPSAADFPNLPAEEIARVLRMVDLSEYKRRQSPPGIKITPKAFGKDRRMPITNKYKGSQ; via the coding sequence ATGGAAAAGATGATACGGATCGGTTTAGGTCAGATGAACTCAACGGTGGGCGACATAACGGGAAACGGTGAAAAGGTCATCGAGTGGGTGGAGAGGGCAAAGGCTGAGGATGTGGACATCCTCGCGCTGCCGGAGCTTGCCATAACGGGCTATCCGCCGGAGGACCTGCTCCTGAAAAAGGGTTTTGTGGACGCGAACATGAGGACCATCAACGAGGTGGCGTCGCGGATCGATTCTCCCGTCACGATCGTGGGTTTTGTGGACAGGTCCCGATCCGGCCTCCACAATGCGGCTGCCGTCATCTACAGGGGAAAGATACGGGGTGTCTTCCGCAAGGAGCTCCTTCCCAACTACGGTGTCTTCGATGAAAAGAGATACTTTTTTCCCGGCGCCCGTCCCCGGGTGTTCCGCTACGGCAACATTCTCTTCGGCATCGGGATATGCGAGGACATGTGGTTCAGGGAGGGTCCCACGCATTCCATGGCCCGGGCAGGTGCCCGGCTCATCTTCAACATCAACGCATCGCCCTACCATACGGGGAAGATATACGTCCGGGAGGATGTGGTCAGGAACAGGATCCGGGAGGACCGGGTGTGGGTTGCCTACATCAATCTCGTCGGCGGCCAGGACGAGCTCGTGTTCGACGGGCAGAGCTTCGTGATGGACCGCTCGGGCGCGGTCGTCGCCTCGGCGGGCGCGTTCCGGGAAGACCTGCTCGTCGTCGATATTCCTGAAAAGGAGCTTGCGAAGAAGGCCCGGGCGGCGGGTAGCGCCGGACAGGTCATCACCGTCGCCGCGCGTCACCATGGGTCTCGCCCCGCGGTCAAGAAGCCGCTCGCCGCTCACACCGTCACGCGTCTCGACGTTGTGGAAGAGGTGTACGAGGCGCTGAAGCTCGGCCTTGCCGACTATGTGCGGAAGAACGGGTTCAAGGGCACCGTGATCGGGCTCTCGGGAGGAATAGATTCGGCGCTCGTGGCTGCCGTTGCGGCGGACGCGCTCGGCAGGGACAACATCGCGTGTGTCTTCATGCCCTCGAAGTTCACGTCCCGGGAATCGTCGGAAGACGCCTTCGACCTCGCGAAGAGACTGGGCGTCAGGATCATCGAGGTGCCCATCGACCCCGTATTCTCCGCCTACAAGGCAAGCCTCGGAAAGGTCTTCCACGGCCTCGGCGAGGACGTCACGGAGGAGAACCTCCAGGCGCGTATTCGCGGCAACATCCTCATGGCGCTGTCCAACAAGTTCGGGTGGCTCGTGCTCACGACAGGCAACAAATCGGAGATGAGCGTGGGTTACGCGACCCTGTACGGCGACATGGCCGGCGGGTTCGCCGTTATCAAGGACGTCCCGAAGACATTTGTTTACAAGCTTTGCGCGTGGCGCAACCGTCTCGGCGCCGTCATTCCCGAGAGGATACTGTCGAAGGAGCCGACGGCGGAGCTCAAGGCCGGTCAGAAGGACCGCGACAGCCTTCCGCCTTACGACCATCTCGATCAGGTGCTGAAAAGCTACGTTGAAGAGGACAAGGAGCCTTCCGCGGCCGATTTTCCCAACCTGCCCGCGGAGGAGATCGCCCGCGTTTTGAGAATGGTTGACTTGAGCGAATACAAGCGCCGCCAGTCCCCGCCGGGGATCAAGATAACACCCAAGGCATTCGGCAAGGACAGGAGGATGCCTATCACCAACAAATACAAGGGTTCGCAATGA